A genomic segment from Vespula pensylvanica isolate Volc-1 chromosome 25, ASM1446617v1, whole genome shotgun sequence encodes:
- the LOC122637244 gene encoding rab GTPase-activating protein 1-like isoform X2 — MNIEANTIIFHIVMEDSMSVKSMESVATSDEYEFVSDKGTTKQQQTLLEAPMLKIANNGNLEDLQNNLREVLTEDSKMEGRDYKVANPGQQKAKKVGHSKFYDVSSCINGTEKQDVMKPDDFVEEELNTLSHVQQECTIFNGVTYLGAAAINAPKSECEIQRNMNILNAEQSLNLGIKISVSVPSSSQGSVVLYDAATQQPIAHYEVQRILFYARGESSGLCAACFAFTWSHGDTLESAIYQCHVFRCNIPEAVGQVSACFSKAFHRIPRSMTNSLTGSDFNNYNSGGEKVNSRVFIFEVTMEVKEEDGKGGFSTVPKDRNCFKFRSNIAKQVCLSIQQVSSKEGGITLEVERCFGVLVSPGRNVKHSDMRLLEMQVSTGPIIQDRCYNICGQWDPADPALETLNIDTPREGKIFMTVAVDLVIRGIREPVRFVIETPVKVFPQNERFWYFNKRNLVQQFYLNSKEIISGDGSEVHYEVQSIETSGELDRNRLNLALNLASLIRSPSLTSIDTLTPKEEIDSDGDEPMLSGTGEVSKDCSAGELASWGEVLDSWQINEQRPKLLIKLTKQGIPEALRGEVWQRLSNCDNSQEMMDKYRTLITKESSCESVILRDINRTFPAHDFFKETGGLGQDSLYRISKAYAVYDEEVGYCQGLSFLVASLLLHMPEEQAFCVLVKLMYDYGLRDLYKDRFDNLHMRFYQLNRLIEDQLPELYKHFCDRGVETHMFAAQWFLTLFTARFPLYLVFHILDVFLLQGLDTLFQVALALLMLCKKELLQLDFESILKYFRVHLPKRCRNEEISRYVMKLACSVTLKKLKKYEAEFMTLKEAQENADEYSNEVEQLRGTVARNEEEKQRLEAELAQVKEMLQREVTRADAESRRSNIIIAEYKQICQRLEDDYNAAKATLSELRSKVSRCDKCRTCIMDSSSILADIAHPLENRIDPMLHRVQERVRELELELAQTKLAHVEAECRNQDLTHQLHATASELQAARNSWPWLSKTLSSIKEAANKRDVIGPSSLRDLRRESTPGDDVHHHIISSRSRDSRDSLKEMV; from the exons ATGAATATCGAAGCAAACACCATAATATTTC ATATAGTTATGGAGGATAGTATGAGTGTAAAGTCTATGGAATCAGTGGCAACCAGCGATGAATATGAATTTGTGAGTGACAAAGGTACTACCAAGCAACAACAAACGTTACTTGAAGCACCGATGTTAAAAATTGCCAATAACGGAAATTTAGAAGATTTGCAAAATAATCTTCGTGAG GTATTAACGGAAGATTCAAAAATGGAGGGTAGAGATTACAAAGTAGCAAATCCTGGCCAACAAAAAGCTAAGAAAGTAGGACACAGCAAATTTTATGACGTTAGTTCCTGTATAAATGGTACAGAGAAGCAAGATGTAATGAAACCTGATGATTTCGTAGAGGAGG AATTAAACACGTTATCGCATGTTCAACAAGAATGCACAATTTTCAATGGCGTTACATATCTGGGAGCTGCAGCAATAAATGCACCAAAATCAGAATGTGAAATACAAcgtaatatgaatattttaaatgccGAACAATCTCTTAACCTGGGTATTAAAATTTCAGTCTCTGTACCAAGTAGTTCCCAAGGTTCTGTTGT TTTATACGATGCTGCCACTCAGCAACCAATTGCCCATTATGAAGTacaacgaattttattttacgcgCGCGGAGAAAGTTCTGGACTATGCGCTGCATGTTTCGCTTTCACATGGTCCCATGGAGATACTTTGGAATCTGCCATTTATCAATGTCATGTTTTTCGATGTAATATACCAGAAGCA GTTGGACAAGTGTCAGCTTGTTTCTCCAAAGCTTTTCACAGAATACCACGATCAATGACAAATTCTTTGACAGGGAGTgactttaataattataattcagGCGGTGAAAAGGTTAATTCTcgtgtatttatttttgaagttACCATGGAAGTTAAGGAGGAAGATGGAAAAGGTGGGTTTAGTACTGTTCCTAAGGACAGAAATTGTTTCAAATTTCGGAGTAATATAGCAAAGCAAGTTTGTTTGAGTATTCAACAAGTTTCCAGTAAGGAAGGAGGTATTACTCTTGAGGTTGAAAGATGTTTTGGTGTTCTTGTTAGCCCAGGACGTAATGTGAAACATAGTGATATGCGATTACTTGAAATG CAAGTTAGTACTGGTCCAATAATCCAGGATCGATGTTACAATATATGTGGTCAGTGGGATCCAGCTGATCCAGCTTTGGAAACTCTTAACATAGATACACCTAGAGAGGGCAAAATATTTATGACAGTAGCAGTTGATTTAGTTATACGAGGTATTAGGGAACCTGTCAGATTCGTAATCGAAACTCCTGTTAAAGTATTTCCACAAAATGAGAGATTTTGGTActttaataagagaaatttaGTACAACAATTTTATCTTAACTCCAAAGAG ATAATATCTGGCGATGGAAGTGAAGTTCATTACGAGGTGCAAAGTATAGAAACATCAGGAGAATTAGACAGAAATAGATTAAATCTTGCTCTTAATTTAGCTTCCTTAATCAGATCGCCTTCTTTGACTAGCATCGACACTTTAACCCCTAAGGAGGAAATAGATTCAg ATGGAGATGAGCCAATGTTAAGCGGGACAGGAGAGGTATCGAAAGATTGTTCTGCAGGTGAATTGGCAAGTTGGGGAGAAGTTTTAGACAGTTGGCAAATTAATGAGCAACGTCCGAAGCTTCTAATAAAACTCACAAAACAAGGAATTCCTGAAGCATTGCGCGGTGAAGTATGGCAACGTTTAAGTAATTGTGACAATTCCCAGGAAATGATGGACAAGTATAGAACACTGATTACTAAG GAAAGTAGCTGTGAAAGTGTTATATTGAGGGACATCAACAGAACATTTCCAGCACATGACTTCTTCAAAGAAACCGGTGGTTTAGGCCAAGATTCTTTGTACAGAATAAGTAAAGCTTATGCAGTATATGATGAAGAAGTTGGATATTGTCAGGGTTTAAGTTTTTTAGTTGCTAGCTTATTGTTACAC ATGCCGGAAGAACAAGCCTTTTGTGTTCTGGTAAAATTAATGTACGATTATGGTTTGCGAGATTTATACAAAGACAGATTTGATAATCTTCACATGAGATTTTATCAATTGAATCGTTTAATAGAG GATCAACTTCCCGAACTTTACAAACATTTCTGCGATCGTGGTGTTGAAACACATATGTTTGCAGCACAATGGTTTTTGACTCTATTTACAGCTAGATTTCCATTGTACCTTGTATTCCACATTCTAGATGTTTTCCTCTTACAAGGACTCGACACTCTCTTCCAAGTAGCTCTCGCATTGTTAATG TTATGCAAAAAGGAGTTATTACAACTGGATTTTGAAAGCATTTTAAAGTACTTTAGAGTGCACTTACCTAAACGCTgcagaaatgaagaaatatcaCGTTATGTAATGAAACTGGCCTGTTCCGTTACATtgaagaaattgaagaaatacGAAGCAGAATTCATGACACTAAAag AGGCTCAAGAAAATGCAGATGAATACAGTAATGAGGTGGAACAATTAAGAGGTACAGTTGCaagaaacgaggaagaaaagcaGAGATTGGAAGCAGAGCTTGCTCAAGTTAAAGAAATGCTGCAGCGTGAGGTAACAAGAGCAGATGCAGAGAGCCGTagaagtaatattattattgctgaGTATAAACAG ATTTGTCAACGTTTGGAAGATGACTATAATGCTGCAAAAGCAACTTTAAGTGAATTACGG TCTAAGGTATCAAGGTGTGACAAATGTAGAACATGCATAATGGATTCATCTAGTATATTAGCAGATATAGCACATCCTTTAGAAAATCGAATTGACCCTATGTTGCATAGAGTacaagaaagagtaagagaattagaattagaattggCACAGACAAAATTAGCACATGTGGAAGCAGAATGTAGAAATCAG GATTTGACACACCAATTACATGCAACTGCTTCTGAACTTCAAGCTGCAAGAAATAGTTGGCCATGGCTCAGTAAAACTTTATCTAGTATAAAGGAAGCAGCAAACAAGCGAGATGTTATAGGTCCTTCGTCATTAAGAGATTTAAGACGTGAAAGTACTCCAGGAGATGACGTACATCATCATATAATAAGTTCACGTAGCCGTGATAGTCGTGATAGTCTTAAGGAAATGGTTTAA
- the LOC122637244 gene encoding rab GTPase-activating protein 1-like isoform X3, with protein sequence MEDSMSVKSMESVATSDEYEFVSDKGTTKQQQTLLEAPMLKIANNGNLEDLQNNLREVLTEDSKMEGRDYKVANPGQQKAKKVGHSKFYDVSSCINGTEKQDVMKPDDFVEEGLYVLELNTLSHVQQECTIFNGVTYLGAAAINAPKSECEIQRNMNILNAEQSLNLGIKISVSVPSSSQGSVVLYDAATQQPIAHYEVQRILFYARGESSGLCAACFAFTWSHGDTLESAIYQCHVFRCNIPEAVGQVSACFSKAFHRIPRSMTNSLTGSDFNNYNSGGEKVNSRVFIFEVTMEVKEEDGKGGFSTVPKDRNCFKFRSNIAKQVCLSIQQVSSKEGGITLEVERCFGVLVSPGRNVKHSDMRLLEMQVSTGPIIQDRCYNICGQWDPADPALETLNIDTPREGKIFMTVAVDLVIRGIREPVRFVIETPVKVFPQNERFWYFNKRNLVQQFYLNSKEIISGDGSEVHYEVQSIETSGELDRNRLNLALNLASLIRSPSLTSIDTLTPKEEIDSDGDEPMLSGTGEVSKDCSAGELASWGEVLDSWQINEQRPKLLIKLTKQGIPEALRGEVWQRLSNCDNSQEMMDKYRTLITKESSCESVILRDINRTFPAHDFFKETGGLGQDSLYRISKAYAVYDEEVGYCQGLSFLVASLLLHMPEEQAFCVLVKLMYDYGLRDLYKDRFDNLHMRFYQLNRLIEDQLPELYKHFCDRGVETHMFAAQWFLTLFTARFPLYLVFHILDVFLLQGLDTLFQVALALLMLCKKELLQLDFESILKYFRVHLPKRCRNEEISRYVMKLACSVTLKKLKKYEAEFMTLKEAQENADEYSNEVEQLRGTVARNEEEKQRLEAELAQVKEMLQREVTRADAESRRSNIIIAEYKQICQRLEDDYNAAKATLSELRSKVSRCDKCRTCIMDSSSILADIAHPLENRIDPMLHRVQERVRELELELAQTKLAHVEAECRNQDLTHQLHATASELQAARNSWPWLSKTLSSIKEAANKRDVIGPSSLRDLRRESTPGDDVHHHIISSRSRDSRDSLKEMV encoded by the exons ATGGAGGATAGTATGAGTGTAAAGTCTATGGAATCAGTGGCAACCAGCGATGAATATGAATTTGTGAGTGACAAAGGTACTACCAAGCAACAACAAACGTTACTTGAAGCACCGATGTTAAAAATTGCCAATAACGGAAATTTAGAAGATTTGCAAAATAATCTTCGTGAG GTATTAACGGAAGATTCAAAAATGGAGGGTAGAGATTACAAAGTAGCAAATCCTGGCCAACAAAAAGCTAAGAAAGTAGGACACAGCAAATTTTATGACGTTAGTTCCTGTATAAATGGTACAGAGAAGCAAGATGTAATGAAACCTGATGATTTCGTAGAGGAGG GTTTGTATGTTTTAGAATTAAACACGTTATCGCATGTTCAACAAGAATGCACAATTTTCAATGGCGTTACATATCTGGGAGCTGCAGCAATAAATGCACCAAAATCAGAATGTGAAATACAAcgtaatatgaatattttaaatgccGAACAATCTCTTAACCTGGGTATTAAAATTTCAGTCTCTGTACCAAGTAGTTCCCAAGGTTCTGTTGT TTTATACGATGCTGCCACTCAGCAACCAATTGCCCATTATGAAGTacaacgaattttattttacgcgCGCGGAGAAAGTTCTGGACTATGCGCTGCATGTTTCGCTTTCACATGGTCCCATGGAGATACTTTGGAATCTGCCATTTATCAATGTCATGTTTTTCGATGTAATATACCAGAAGCA GTTGGACAAGTGTCAGCTTGTTTCTCCAAAGCTTTTCACAGAATACCACGATCAATGACAAATTCTTTGACAGGGAGTgactttaataattataattcagGCGGTGAAAAGGTTAATTCTcgtgtatttatttttgaagttACCATGGAAGTTAAGGAGGAAGATGGAAAAGGTGGGTTTAGTACTGTTCCTAAGGACAGAAATTGTTTCAAATTTCGGAGTAATATAGCAAAGCAAGTTTGTTTGAGTATTCAACAAGTTTCCAGTAAGGAAGGAGGTATTACTCTTGAGGTTGAAAGATGTTTTGGTGTTCTTGTTAGCCCAGGACGTAATGTGAAACATAGTGATATGCGATTACTTGAAATG CAAGTTAGTACTGGTCCAATAATCCAGGATCGATGTTACAATATATGTGGTCAGTGGGATCCAGCTGATCCAGCTTTGGAAACTCTTAACATAGATACACCTAGAGAGGGCAAAATATTTATGACAGTAGCAGTTGATTTAGTTATACGAGGTATTAGGGAACCTGTCAGATTCGTAATCGAAACTCCTGTTAAAGTATTTCCACAAAATGAGAGATTTTGGTActttaataagagaaatttaGTACAACAATTTTATCTTAACTCCAAAGAG ATAATATCTGGCGATGGAAGTGAAGTTCATTACGAGGTGCAAAGTATAGAAACATCAGGAGAATTAGACAGAAATAGATTAAATCTTGCTCTTAATTTAGCTTCCTTAATCAGATCGCCTTCTTTGACTAGCATCGACACTTTAACCCCTAAGGAGGAAATAGATTCAg ATGGAGATGAGCCAATGTTAAGCGGGACAGGAGAGGTATCGAAAGATTGTTCTGCAGGTGAATTGGCAAGTTGGGGAGAAGTTTTAGACAGTTGGCAAATTAATGAGCAACGTCCGAAGCTTCTAATAAAACTCACAAAACAAGGAATTCCTGAAGCATTGCGCGGTGAAGTATGGCAACGTTTAAGTAATTGTGACAATTCCCAGGAAATGATGGACAAGTATAGAACACTGATTACTAAG GAAAGTAGCTGTGAAAGTGTTATATTGAGGGACATCAACAGAACATTTCCAGCACATGACTTCTTCAAAGAAACCGGTGGTTTAGGCCAAGATTCTTTGTACAGAATAAGTAAAGCTTATGCAGTATATGATGAAGAAGTTGGATATTGTCAGGGTTTAAGTTTTTTAGTTGCTAGCTTATTGTTACAC ATGCCGGAAGAACAAGCCTTTTGTGTTCTGGTAAAATTAATGTACGATTATGGTTTGCGAGATTTATACAAAGACAGATTTGATAATCTTCACATGAGATTTTATCAATTGAATCGTTTAATAGAG GATCAACTTCCCGAACTTTACAAACATTTCTGCGATCGTGGTGTTGAAACACATATGTTTGCAGCACAATGGTTTTTGACTCTATTTACAGCTAGATTTCCATTGTACCTTGTATTCCACATTCTAGATGTTTTCCTCTTACAAGGACTCGACACTCTCTTCCAAGTAGCTCTCGCATTGTTAATG TTATGCAAAAAGGAGTTATTACAACTGGATTTTGAAAGCATTTTAAAGTACTTTAGAGTGCACTTACCTAAACGCTgcagaaatgaagaaatatcaCGTTATGTAATGAAACTGGCCTGTTCCGTTACATtgaagaaattgaagaaatacGAAGCAGAATTCATGACACTAAAag AGGCTCAAGAAAATGCAGATGAATACAGTAATGAGGTGGAACAATTAAGAGGTACAGTTGCaagaaacgaggaagaaaagcaGAGATTGGAAGCAGAGCTTGCTCAAGTTAAAGAAATGCTGCAGCGTGAGGTAACAAGAGCAGATGCAGAGAGCCGTagaagtaatattattattgctgaGTATAAACAG ATTTGTCAACGTTTGGAAGATGACTATAATGCTGCAAAAGCAACTTTAAGTGAATTACGG TCTAAGGTATCAAGGTGTGACAAATGTAGAACATGCATAATGGATTCATCTAGTATATTAGCAGATATAGCACATCCTTTAGAAAATCGAATTGACCCTATGTTGCATAGAGTacaagaaagagtaagagaattagaattagaattggCACAGACAAAATTAGCACATGTGGAAGCAGAATGTAGAAATCAG GATTTGACACACCAATTACATGCAACTGCTTCTGAACTTCAAGCTGCAAGAAATAGTTGGCCATGGCTCAGTAAAACTTTATCTAGTATAAAGGAAGCAGCAAACAAGCGAGATGTTATAGGTCCTTCGTCATTAAGAGATTTAAGACGTGAAAGTACTCCAGGAGATGACGTACATCATCATATAATAAGTTCACGTAGCCGTGATAGTCGTGATAGTCTTAAGGAAATGGTTTAA
- the LOC122637244 gene encoding rab GTPase-activating protein 1-like isoform X1 → MNIEANTIIFHIVMEDSMSVKSMESVATSDEYEFVSDKGTTKQQQTLLEAPMLKIANNGNLEDLQNNLREVLTEDSKMEGRDYKVANPGQQKAKKVGHSKFYDVSSCINGTEKQDVMKPDDFVEEGLYVLELNTLSHVQQECTIFNGVTYLGAAAINAPKSECEIQRNMNILNAEQSLNLGIKISVSVPSSSQGSVVLYDAATQQPIAHYEVQRILFYARGESSGLCAACFAFTWSHGDTLESAIYQCHVFRCNIPEAVGQVSACFSKAFHRIPRSMTNSLTGSDFNNYNSGGEKVNSRVFIFEVTMEVKEEDGKGGFSTVPKDRNCFKFRSNIAKQVCLSIQQVSSKEGGITLEVERCFGVLVSPGRNVKHSDMRLLEMQVSTGPIIQDRCYNICGQWDPADPALETLNIDTPREGKIFMTVAVDLVIRGIREPVRFVIETPVKVFPQNERFWYFNKRNLVQQFYLNSKEIISGDGSEVHYEVQSIETSGELDRNRLNLALNLASLIRSPSLTSIDTLTPKEEIDSDGDEPMLSGTGEVSKDCSAGELASWGEVLDSWQINEQRPKLLIKLTKQGIPEALRGEVWQRLSNCDNSQEMMDKYRTLITKESSCESVILRDINRTFPAHDFFKETGGLGQDSLYRISKAYAVYDEEVGYCQGLSFLVASLLLHMPEEQAFCVLVKLMYDYGLRDLYKDRFDNLHMRFYQLNRLIEDQLPELYKHFCDRGVETHMFAAQWFLTLFTARFPLYLVFHILDVFLLQGLDTLFQVALALLMLCKKELLQLDFESILKYFRVHLPKRCRNEEISRYVMKLACSVTLKKLKKYEAEFMTLKEAQENADEYSNEVEQLRGTVARNEEEKQRLEAELAQVKEMLQREVTRADAESRRSNIIIAEYKQICQRLEDDYNAAKATLSELRSKVSRCDKCRTCIMDSSSILADIAHPLENRIDPMLHRVQERVRELELELAQTKLAHVEAECRNQDLTHQLHATASELQAARNSWPWLSKTLSSIKEAANKRDVIGPSSLRDLRRESTPGDDVHHHIISSRSRDSRDSLKEMV, encoded by the exons ATGAATATCGAAGCAAACACCATAATATTTC ATATAGTTATGGAGGATAGTATGAGTGTAAAGTCTATGGAATCAGTGGCAACCAGCGATGAATATGAATTTGTGAGTGACAAAGGTACTACCAAGCAACAACAAACGTTACTTGAAGCACCGATGTTAAAAATTGCCAATAACGGAAATTTAGAAGATTTGCAAAATAATCTTCGTGAG GTATTAACGGAAGATTCAAAAATGGAGGGTAGAGATTACAAAGTAGCAAATCCTGGCCAACAAAAAGCTAAGAAAGTAGGACACAGCAAATTTTATGACGTTAGTTCCTGTATAAATGGTACAGAGAAGCAAGATGTAATGAAACCTGATGATTTCGTAGAGGAGG GTTTGTATGTTTTAGAATTAAACACGTTATCGCATGTTCAACAAGAATGCACAATTTTCAATGGCGTTACATATCTGGGAGCTGCAGCAATAAATGCACCAAAATCAGAATGTGAAATACAAcgtaatatgaatattttaaatgccGAACAATCTCTTAACCTGGGTATTAAAATTTCAGTCTCTGTACCAAGTAGTTCCCAAGGTTCTGTTGT TTTATACGATGCTGCCACTCAGCAACCAATTGCCCATTATGAAGTacaacgaattttattttacgcgCGCGGAGAAAGTTCTGGACTATGCGCTGCATGTTTCGCTTTCACATGGTCCCATGGAGATACTTTGGAATCTGCCATTTATCAATGTCATGTTTTTCGATGTAATATACCAGAAGCA GTTGGACAAGTGTCAGCTTGTTTCTCCAAAGCTTTTCACAGAATACCACGATCAATGACAAATTCTTTGACAGGGAGTgactttaataattataattcagGCGGTGAAAAGGTTAATTCTcgtgtatttatttttgaagttACCATGGAAGTTAAGGAGGAAGATGGAAAAGGTGGGTTTAGTACTGTTCCTAAGGACAGAAATTGTTTCAAATTTCGGAGTAATATAGCAAAGCAAGTTTGTTTGAGTATTCAACAAGTTTCCAGTAAGGAAGGAGGTATTACTCTTGAGGTTGAAAGATGTTTTGGTGTTCTTGTTAGCCCAGGACGTAATGTGAAACATAGTGATATGCGATTACTTGAAATG CAAGTTAGTACTGGTCCAATAATCCAGGATCGATGTTACAATATATGTGGTCAGTGGGATCCAGCTGATCCAGCTTTGGAAACTCTTAACATAGATACACCTAGAGAGGGCAAAATATTTATGACAGTAGCAGTTGATTTAGTTATACGAGGTATTAGGGAACCTGTCAGATTCGTAATCGAAACTCCTGTTAAAGTATTTCCACAAAATGAGAGATTTTGGTActttaataagagaaatttaGTACAACAATTTTATCTTAACTCCAAAGAG ATAATATCTGGCGATGGAAGTGAAGTTCATTACGAGGTGCAAAGTATAGAAACATCAGGAGAATTAGACAGAAATAGATTAAATCTTGCTCTTAATTTAGCTTCCTTAATCAGATCGCCTTCTTTGACTAGCATCGACACTTTAACCCCTAAGGAGGAAATAGATTCAg ATGGAGATGAGCCAATGTTAAGCGGGACAGGAGAGGTATCGAAAGATTGTTCTGCAGGTGAATTGGCAAGTTGGGGAGAAGTTTTAGACAGTTGGCAAATTAATGAGCAACGTCCGAAGCTTCTAATAAAACTCACAAAACAAGGAATTCCTGAAGCATTGCGCGGTGAAGTATGGCAACGTTTAAGTAATTGTGACAATTCCCAGGAAATGATGGACAAGTATAGAACACTGATTACTAAG GAAAGTAGCTGTGAAAGTGTTATATTGAGGGACATCAACAGAACATTTCCAGCACATGACTTCTTCAAAGAAACCGGTGGTTTAGGCCAAGATTCTTTGTACAGAATAAGTAAAGCTTATGCAGTATATGATGAAGAAGTTGGATATTGTCAGGGTTTAAGTTTTTTAGTTGCTAGCTTATTGTTACAC ATGCCGGAAGAACAAGCCTTTTGTGTTCTGGTAAAATTAATGTACGATTATGGTTTGCGAGATTTATACAAAGACAGATTTGATAATCTTCACATGAGATTTTATCAATTGAATCGTTTAATAGAG GATCAACTTCCCGAACTTTACAAACATTTCTGCGATCGTGGTGTTGAAACACATATGTTTGCAGCACAATGGTTTTTGACTCTATTTACAGCTAGATTTCCATTGTACCTTGTATTCCACATTCTAGATGTTTTCCTCTTACAAGGACTCGACACTCTCTTCCAAGTAGCTCTCGCATTGTTAATG TTATGCAAAAAGGAGTTATTACAACTGGATTTTGAAAGCATTTTAAAGTACTTTAGAGTGCACTTACCTAAACGCTgcagaaatgaagaaatatcaCGTTATGTAATGAAACTGGCCTGTTCCGTTACATtgaagaaattgaagaaatacGAAGCAGAATTCATGACACTAAAag AGGCTCAAGAAAATGCAGATGAATACAGTAATGAGGTGGAACAATTAAGAGGTACAGTTGCaagaaacgaggaagaaaagcaGAGATTGGAAGCAGAGCTTGCTCAAGTTAAAGAAATGCTGCAGCGTGAGGTAACAAGAGCAGATGCAGAGAGCCGTagaagtaatattattattgctgaGTATAAACAG ATTTGTCAACGTTTGGAAGATGACTATAATGCTGCAAAAGCAACTTTAAGTGAATTACGG TCTAAGGTATCAAGGTGTGACAAATGTAGAACATGCATAATGGATTCATCTAGTATATTAGCAGATATAGCACATCCTTTAGAAAATCGAATTGACCCTATGTTGCATAGAGTacaagaaagagtaagagaattagaattagaattggCACAGACAAAATTAGCACATGTGGAAGCAGAATGTAGAAATCAG GATTTGACACACCAATTACATGCAACTGCTTCTGAACTTCAAGCTGCAAGAAATAGTTGGCCATGGCTCAGTAAAACTTTATCTAGTATAAAGGAAGCAGCAAACAAGCGAGATGTTATAGGTCCTTCGTCATTAAGAGATTTAAGACGTGAAAGTACTCCAGGAGATGACGTACATCATCATATAATAAGTTCACGTAGCCGTGATAGTCGTGATAGTCTTAAGGAAATGGTTTAA